In one Aeromicrobium wangtongii genomic region, the following are encoded:
- a CDS encoding Glu/Leu/Phe/Val dehydrogenase dimerization domain-containing protein, whose product MTDPSTPPASSTPSAFGSHHEQVVFCHDEASGLKAIIAIYSTALGPALGGTRFYPYATEAEALTDVLNLSQGMAYKNALAGLDLGGGKAVIIGDPGKLKGEALLRAYGRFVQTLNGRYFTACDVGTFSADMDVIARECDFVVGRTVEHGGAGDSSVLTAFGVYQGMRASAQHVWGDASLAGKRVGVAGVGKVGKHLVDHLMAEEAHVVITDPYEPAVSALLATHPGVVSVADTDTLIREPLDIYAPCALGGALNDESVEAMTAQIVCGAANNQLAHDGIEKRLEERGITYAPDYCVNAGGVIQVADELEGFDFDRAKARAAKIYDTTLSVLARAKAEGVPPSIAADRVAEQRIREIGRLRQVYLPKG is encoded by the coding sequence GTGACCGATCCCAGCACTCCCCCCGCGTCGTCCACCCCGTCCGCCTTCGGCAGCCACCACGAGCAGGTCGTCTTCTGCCACGACGAGGCCAGCGGGCTCAAGGCGATCATCGCGATCTACTCGACCGCCCTCGGTCCGGCGCTGGGAGGCACCCGCTTCTACCCCTACGCGACCGAGGCGGAGGCGCTCACCGACGTCCTGAACCTGTCGCAGGGCATGGCGTACAAGAACGCCTTGGCCGGACTGGATCTCGGCGGCGGCAAGGCGGTCATCATCGGCGACCCGGGCAAGCTCAAGGGCGAGGCCCTGCTGCGGGCCTACGGACGCTTCGTCCAGACGCTCAACGGGCGCTACTTCACCGCCTGCGACGTCGGCACGTTCTCGGCCGACATGGACGTCATCGCGCGCGAGTGCGACTTCGTGGTCGGACGCACGGTCGAGCACGGCGGCGCCGGCGACTCATCAGTGCTGACCGCCTTCGGCGTCTACCAGGGCATGCGCGCCTCGGCACAGCACGTGTGGGGCGACGCCTCGCTGGCCGGCAAGCGGGTCGGCGTGGCAGGCGTCGGCAAGGTCGGCAAGCACCTCGTGGACCACCTGATGGCCGAGGAGGCGCACGTCGTCATCACCGATCCGTACGAGCCGGCCGTCTCGGCACTGCTGGCCACCCACCCGGGCGTCGTGTCCGTCGCGGACACCGACACCTTGATCCGCGAGCCGCTGGACATCTACGCGCCCTGCGCGTTGGGCGGCGCGCTGAACGACGAGTCGGTCGAGGCGATGACCGCGCAGATCGTCTGCGGCGCGGCCAACAACCAGCTGGCGCACGACGGCATCGAGAAGCGGCTGGAGGAGCGCGGCATCACGTACGCACCCGACTACTGCGTCAACGCCGGCGGCGTCATCCAGGTCGCCGACGAGCTCGAGGGCTTCGACTTCGACCGCGCGAAGGCACGGGCGGCCAAGATCTACGACACGACTTTGAGCGTGCTGGCGCGCGCCAAGGCCGAGGGTGTGCCGCCGTCGATCGCTGCCGATCGGGTCGCCGAGCAGCGGATCCGCGAGATCGGCCGCCTGCGCCAGGTCTACCTGCCGAAGGGCTGA
- a CDS encoding MSMEG_6728 family protein, translating to MQTFLPFPDFAATAAVLDRARLGKQRVETIQVVRAITVPDYGWRHHPAALMWRGRLEALGAYGLAIVDEWLRRGHADTCGATIAADVGLAGVPLIRSQAELEVAGELPSWLGDEDVHRSHQSALVRKDPEHYAHLFPGVPDDLPYVWPPGDA from the coding sequence GTGCAGACCTTCCTCCCGTTCCCGGACTTCGCCGCCACGGCAGCGGTCCTCGACCGGGCCCGGCTGGGCAAGCAGCGGGTGGAGACCATCCAGGTCGTGCGGGCGATCACGGTGCCCGACTACGGGTGGCGGCACCATCCGGCGGCGCTGATGTGGCGCGGGCGCCTCGAGGCGCTGGGGGCGTACGGCCTGGCCATCGTCGACGAGTGGCTCAGGCGGGGTCATGCCGACACGTGCGGGGCGACGATCGCGGCCGATGTCGGGCTGGCCGGGGTACCGCTCATCCGGTCACAGGCCGAGCTGGAGGTCGCCGGTGAGCTGCCGTCGTGGCTGGGCGACGAGGACGTCCACCGCAGCCACCAGTCGGCGCTGGTGCGCAAGGACCCCGAGCACTACGCGCACCTGTTCCCAGGCGTCCCGGACGACCTGCCATATGTGTGGCCGCCCGGGGACGCCTGA
- a CDS encoding DUF3073 domain-containing protein: MGRGRAKAKQTKVARDLKYRTPDTDFNTLQRELHGESGDPIPEQYLDLAREDPAAS, from the coding sequence ATGGGCCGCGGCCGTGCGAAAGCCAAACAGACCAAAGTTGCGCGCGACTTGAAGTACCGGACTCCGGACACAGACTTCAACACCCTGCAGCGAGAGCTCCACGGTGAATCGGGCGATCCGATTCCGGAGCAGTACCTCGACCTCGCTCGAGAAGACCCAGCCGCCAGCTGA
- a CDS encoding sterol desaturase family protein, with protein MLDPLKNPTLAAAPFFVLTLLIEIAAFKFLESDSDMRGYEKKDARTSLLMGIGSLASSAVLKVSTLVVFVALSVYVAPWHLPDDTWWSWALLIVGLDLSFYLQHRFVHRVRIGWAAHQAHHSSEYFNFSTALRQKWNPWAEAIFWAPFPLLGFEPWMIYIAFGFNLIFQFFQHTERIGTMWRPIELIFNTPSHHRVHHGSDPEYLDKNYAGIFIVWDRMFGTFQQELHRPTYGLTVPVNTYNLLKLQYGPFAALLRDVRSADRWRDKIGYVVMPPGWHPGQTRTEAHQPQLTARASLRRRRAA; from the coding sequence ATGCTCGACCCACTGAAGAACCCGACGCTCGCGGCGGCGCCGTTCTTCGTCCTGACGCTCCTGATCGAGATCGCCGCGTTCAAGTTCCTCGAGTCCGACAGCGACATGCGGGGCTACGAGAAGAAGGACGCCCGCACCAGTCTGCTGATGGGCATCGGCTCGCTGGCGTCCAGTGCGGTCCTGAAGGTGTCGACCCTGGTCGTGTTCGTCGCCCTGAGCGTCTACGTCGCGCCGTGGCACCTCCCGGACGACACCTGGTGGTCGTGGGCGCTGCTGATCGTCGGGCTGGACCTGTCGTTCTACCTGCAGCACCGCTTCGTGCACCGGGTCCGGATCGGGTGGGCGGCGCACCAGGCCCACCACTCGAGCGAGTACTTCAACTTCTCGACGGCCCTGCGCCAGAAGTGGAACCCGTGGGCCGAGGCGATCTTCTGGGCGCCGTTCCCGCTGCTCGGCTTCGAGCCGTGGATGATCTACATCGCGTTCGGCTTCAACCTGATCTTCCAGTTCTTCCAGCACACCGAGCGCATCGGCACGATGTGGCGTCCCATCGAGCTGATCTTCAACACCCCGTCGCACCACCGCGTCCACCACGGCAGCGACCCGGAGTACCTCGACAAGAACTATGCGGGCATCTTCATCGTCTGGGACCGCATGTTCGGCACCTTCCAGCAGGAGCTGCACCGACCCACCTACGGCCTCACGGTGCCCGTGAACACCTACAACCTGCTGAAGCTGCAGTACGGCCCGTTCGCCGCGCTGCTGCGAGACGTGCGGTCGGCCGACCGGTGGCGCGACAAGATCGGCTACGTCGTCATGCCGCCGGGCTGGCACCCGGGGCAGACGCGCACCGAGGCCCACCAGCCGCAGCTCACAGCGCGCGCGTCGCTCCGCCGTCGACGGGCAGCATGA
- a CDS encoding NAD-dependent malic enzyme — protein MKTPPAPSISYSITIRLEVPSGGSAVSDLTTTVERAGGVVTALDVAASGADALRIDLTCAASDTDHADVIVTALAAVEDVSVIKVSDRTFLMHLGGVIETATKHPLRNRDDLSMIYTPGVARICEAIVADKEDARRLTVKRNSVAVVSDGSAVLGLGNIGPYAALPVMEGKAALFKNFGDIDAWPLVLDTQDVDQIVETVVAVAPGFAGINLEDISAPRCFEIEARLRERLDIPVFHDDQHGTAVVVLAALRNALAVVGKELSKARIVMAGAGAAGTAVLKVLLHAGAVDVVVCDVQGVVYSAREGLDPSLQWTADHTNIEGLTGTLQEVLPGADVFIGVSAPNLLGAEDVEAMADGAIVFALANPVPEIDPAIARRHAAVVATGRSDYPNQINNVLAFPGIFRGLLDAQSHGIGTEVLLAAAEAIAGSVSREELNANYIIPSVFHHDVHVRVAAAVRAAAEKADASEHPEDADDGRHEG, from the coding sequence GTGAAGACTCCGCCGGCGCCCAGCATCTCCTACTCGATCACGATCCGGCTCGAGGTCCCGTCGGGCGGGTCGGCCGTCAGCGATCTCACCACGACCGTCGAGCGGGCCGGCGGGGTCGTGACGGCCCTGGACGTCGCCGCATCGGGCGCCGATGCGCTGCGCATCGACCTCACGTGCGCGGCGTCCGACACCGATCACGCCGATGTCATCGTGACGGCGCTCGCGGCGGTCGAGGACGTGTCGGTCATCAAGGTCTCCGACCGGACGTTCCTGATGCACCTGGGTGGGGTCATCGAGACGGCGACCAAGCACCCGCTGCGCAACCGCGACGATCTCTCGATGATCTACACGCCGGGCGTCGCCCGGATCTGTGAGGCGATCGTGGCGGACAAGGAGGACGCCCGGCGCCTGACCGTAAAGCGCAACAGCGTCGCGGTGGTCAGTGACGGATCGGCGGTCCTGGGGCTGGGCAACATCGGCCCGTACGCGGCGCTGCCGGTCATGGAGGGCAAGGCGGCACTGTTCAAGAACTTCGGTGACATCGACGCGTGGCCCTTGGTCCTCGACACCCAGGACGTGGACCAGATCGTCGAGACGGTCGTGGCGGTCGCGCCGGGATTCGCCGGCATCAACCTCGAGGACATCTCGGCGCCGCGCTGCTTCGAGATCGAGGCCCGGCTGCGCGAGCGGCTCGACATACCGGTGTTCCACGACGACCAGCACGGCACCGCGGTCGTGGTCCTGGCGGCGCTGCGCAATGCGCTGGCCGTCGTCGGCAAGGAGCTGTCGAAGGCGCGCATCGTGATGGCGGGGGCCGGGGCGGCCGGCACCGCGGTGCTGAAGGTCCTGCTCCACGCCGGTGCCGTCGACGTCGTGGTGTGTGATGTGCAGGGTGTCGTGTACTCGGCCCGTGAGGGGCTGGACCCGTCCCTGCAGTGGACGGCGGACCACACCAACATCGAGGGGCTCACCGGCACCCTCCAGGAGGTGCTGCCGGGCGCCGACGTGTTCATCGGCGTCAGCGCGCCGAACCTGCTGGGCGCCGAGGACGTCGAGGCGATGGCTGATGGCGCGATCGTGTTCGCGCTGGCCAACCCGGTGCCGGAGATCGACCCGGCGATCGCCCGCCGGCACGCCGCGGTCGTCGCGACCGGCCGCTCGGACTACCCCAACCAGATCAACAACGTGCTGGCCTTTCCGGGCATCTTCCGCGGGCTGCTCGATGCGCAGAGCCACGGCATCGGCACCGAGGTGCTGCTCGCGGCAGCGGAGGCCATCGCCGGCTCGGTGTCGCGCGAGGAGCTCAACGCCAACTACATCATCCCGAGCGTGTTCCACCACGACGTACACGTCCGCGTCGCGGCAGCGGTGCGAGCGGCCGCGGAGAAGGCCGATGCGTCAGAACACCCAGAAGATGCCGACGACGGTCGGCACGAAGGCTAG
- a CDS encoding DUF6458 family protein translates to MYFGGSIALIALGAILSFAVRDNFNEIDLTVVGYILMAAGVLGIVLSFVAQGQRNAALRRRDDLPPR, encoded by the coding sequence ATGTACTTCGGTGGATCGATCGCGCTCATCGCGCTCGGAGCGATCTTGTCGTTCGCGGTCCGTGACAACTTCAACGAGATCGACCTGACCGTCGTCGGGTACATCCTGATGGCGGCCGGTGTCCTCGGCATCGTCTTGTCCTTCGTTGCGCAGGGGCAGCGCAATGCGGCCCTGCGCCGCCGGGACGACCTGCCGCCGCGCTGA
- a CDS encoding MarR family winged helix-turn-helix transcriptional regulator — MTDRNPLALEEQVCFALAVAAREVVGAYRSVLEPLGLTHPQYLVMLALWQHEEPSVKELSSLLHLDPGTLSPLLKRLESAGLLTRRRSTSDERVLAVSVTDAGRALREQAMGVPATMLQRLGMTEADLTATNDVLHRIIGAAQESVTP, encoded by the coding sequence GTGACCGATCGCAATCCGCTGGCCCTCGAGGAACAGGTCTGCTTCGCCCTCGCCGTGGCCGCTCGAGAGGTCGTCGGGGCGTATCGCAGCGTCCTGGAGCCCTTGGGCCTGACCCATCCCCAGTACCTCGTGATGCTCGCCCTGTGGCAGCACGAGGAGCCGTCGGTCAAGGAGCTCAGCTCCCTGCTGCACCTCGATCCCGGCACGTTGTCCCCGCTGCTGAAGCGACTCGAGAGCGCCGGGCTGCTGACCCGCCGCCGCTCGACCAGCGACGAGCGCGTCCTCGCGGTCAGCGTCACCGATGCCGGGCGCGCGCTGCGCGAGCAGGCGATGGGCGTCCCCGCCACGATGCTGCAGCGCCTGGGCATGACCGAGGCCGACCTGACCGCCACCAACGACGTGCTGCACCGGATCATCGGCGCCGCACAGGAGAGCGTGACCCCATGA
- a CDS encoding TetR/AcrR family transcriptional regulator, translated as MPRPNAGTKGVPRIAREAQILDIASEHFGTHGFAATSLAAIADAAGISKPLIYNYFGSKDGLYQACLERSGTLVAAEIERIAGGDAVGVERGLQTLGGMFSLLEDRRHLWRLFFDTTAPSSGPIAESAAMHADRIGRVAAEGVGELMGLAGNDDPLDASAMTSVWLGIVDSLVSWWVDHPDQSAEQMTQRCRRLVTALFSAP; from the coding sequence ATGCCCCGACCCAATGCCGGTACCAAGGGCGTCCCCCGGATCGCCCGCGAGGCGCAGATCCTCGACATCGCGTCCGAGCACTTCGGCACCCATGGGTTCGCGGCCACCTCGCTGGCGGCCATCGCGGACGCAGCCGGCATCTCCAAGCCGCTGATCTACAACTACTTCGGCTCCAAGGACGGGCTGTACCAGGCCTGCCTCGAGCGCAGCGGCACGCTGGTCGCCGCCGAGATCGAGCGGATCGCCGGTGGCGACGCCGTGGGCGTCGAGCGCGGGCTGCAGACCCTGGGCGGGATGTTCTCGCTGCTGGAGGACCGGCGCCACCTGTGGCGGCTGTTCTTCGACACCACCGCGCCCTCGTCGGGCCCCATCGCCGAGTCGGCGGCCATGCACGCCGACCGCATCGGCCGGGTCGCGGCCGAGGGCGTCGGCGAGCTCATGGGGCTGGCCGGCAACGACGACCCGCTGGATGCCTCGGCGATGACCTCGGTGTGGTTGGGGATCGTCGACTCCCTGGTCAGCTGGTGGGTGGACCACCCCGACCAGTCGGCCGAGCAGATGACGCAGCGGTGCCGCCGCCTGGTCACCGCCCTGTTCAGCGCCCCCTGA
- a CDS encoding dipeptidase, with the protein MADITSRVHDVLPSVLDDLEHLVRIPSIWAQPEHHDDVHRSAAEVERLLREAGFARTQIVEAGGAPAVIAHHPAPPGAPTVLLYAHHDVQPTGDPALWTSPPFEPTRRGDRLYARGAADDKAGVAAHLAAFRAHDGNPPVGVTVFVEGEEESGSPSLVALLEQYRDELTADAIVIADSANWSVGVPALTVSLRGLADCVVTVETLGHAVHSGIWGGVVPDALTTMCRLLATLHDEDGAVAVEGLHHGTASDLEYPEDRFRAESSVLPGVEQIGRGSIVQRLWAEPAVSVVGLDATPVATASNTLAPSARAMISMRVAPGGDATAHLDALEAHLLRHAPFGARVTVERGEVGEPFTVEADGPAYDAARSAFRDAWGGTEPVDMGMGGSIPFIAEFARIFPDAAVLVTGVEDPDTRAHGIDEGLHVGEFAKVCVAEALLLQRLADTVR; encoded by the coding sequence ATGGCCGACATCACCTCCCGCGTCCACGACGTCCTCCCCTCGGTGCTCGACGATCTCGAGCACCTCGTCCGCATCCCGTCGATCTGGGCCCAGCCCGAGCACCACGACGACGTCCACCGCTCCGCAGCCGAGGTCGAACGGCTGCTCCGCGAAGCCGGATTCGCCCGTACGCAGATCGTGGAGGCGGGCGGCGCCCCCGCGGTCATCGCACACCACCCCGCACCGCCCGGAGCGCCCACGGTGCTGCTGTACGCCCACCACGACGTCCAGCCCACCGGCGACCCGGCGCTGTGGACCTCTCCCCCGTTCGAGCCCACCCGTCGCGGTGACCGGCTCTACGCCCGCGGCGCCGCGGACGACAAGGCCGGCGTGGCCGCACACCTGGCCGCTTTCCGGGCGCACGACGGCAACCCGCCGGTCGGCGTGACCGTCTTCGTCGAGGGCGAGGAGGAGTCGGGGTCTCCCAGCCTGGTCGCCCTGCTGGAGCAGTACCGGGACGAGCTGACCGCCGATGCGATCGTCATCGCCGACTCCGCCAACTGGTCCGTGGGCGTCCCCGCACTGACCGTCTCGCTGCGCGGGCTGGCCGACTGCGTGGTCACTGTCGAGACGCTGGGCCACGCCGTGCACTCGGGCATCTGGGGCGGCGTCGTCCCGGACGCGCTGACCACGATGTGCCGGCTGCTGGCGACCCTTCACGACGAGGACGGCGCGGTGGCGGTCGAGGGCCTGCACCACGGCACGGCGTCCGACCTGGAGTACCCCGAGGACCGGTTCCGCGCGGAGTCGTCGGTGCTGCCGGGCGTCGAGCAGATCGGCCGCGGCTCGATCGTGCAACGGCTGTGGGCCGAGCCGGCCGTCAGCGTCGTCGGCCTGGACGCGACGCCCGTCGCGACGGCGTCCAACACATTGGCTCCCAGTGCCCGCGCCATGATCAGCATGCGCGTGGCCCCCGGCGGCGACGCGACGGCGCACCTCGACGCGCTGGAGGCCCACCTGCTGCGGCACGCGCCCTTCGGTGCCCGGGTGACGGTCGAGCGCGGCGAGGTGGGTGAGCCGTTCACGGTCGAGGCCGACGGGCCCGCCTACGATGCGGCCAGGTCGGCGTTCCGCGATGCATGGGGCGGCACCGAGCCGGTCGACATGGGCATGGGCGGCTCGATCCCGTTCATCGCCGAGTTCGCCCGGATCTTCCCCGACGCGGCGGTGCTGGTCACCGGCGTCGAGGATCCCGACACCCGGGCCCACGGCATCGACGAGGGCCTGCACGTCGGAGAGTTCGCCAAGGTGTGCGTCGCCGAGGCCCTGCTGCTGCAGCGGTTGGCGGACACGGTTCGTTGA
- a CDS encoding malonic semialdehyde reductase, translating to MSSETFPLPDETLDVLFREARSANSFSDEPVKIDQVREIFELVKYGPTMMNIQPMRLLLIEQGAGRERLLPLMAEGNRAKTESAPVVAVVAADVDFHTSMAAHFPHNPTAGDMFAGDADSRAQIARYNTALQTGFFIVGIRAAGLAAGPMGGFDAAGIDQEFFAGTSWRTQLVINIGHPGENAWFDRLPRISADDAIMTA from the coding sequence ATGAGTTCTGAAACCTTCCCCTTGCCCGATGAGACCCTCGACGTGCTGTTCCGCGAGGCCCGTTCGGCCAACTCCTTCAGCGACGAGCCGGTCAAGATCGACCAGGTCCGCGAGATCTTCGAGCTGGTCAAGTACGGCCCGACGATGATGAACATCCAGCCGATGCGCCTCCTGCTGATCGAGCAGGGCGCCGGCCGCGAGCGCCTCCTGCCGCTGATGGCCGAGGGCAACCGCGCCAAGACCGAGAGCGCCCCTGTGGTCGCCGTGGTGGCAGCCGACGTCGACTTCCACACCTCGATGGCCGCACACTTCCCGCACAACCCGACCGCGGGCGACATGTTCGCCGGCGACGCAGACAGCCGCGCCCAGATCGCGCGCTACAACACCGCGCTGCAGACCGGTTTCTTCATCGTCGGCATCCGTGCCGCCGGACTGGCCGCCGGCCCGATGGGCGGCTTCGACGCCGCGGGCATCGACCAGGAGTTCTTTGCCGGCACCTCGTGGCGCACCCAGCTGGTCATCAACATCGGCCACCCGGGCGAGAACGCTTGGTTCGACCGCCTGCCGCGCATCTCGGCCGATGACGCGATCATGACGGCCTGA
- the purM gene encoding phosphoribosylformylglycinamidine cyclo-ligase: MTSYASAGVSIEEGDRAVELMKEWVDKARRPEVVGGIGGFAGLFDASALKNYRKPYLATSADGVGTKVQIAQRMDKHDTIGFDLVGMLVDDLVVCGAEPLFMTDYIACGKVVPERIADIVKGIAQACAESGTALLGGETAEHPGLLGVDEYDIAGSTTGVVEADRLIGAELVRPGDVVIAMASSGLHSNGYSLVRHVFFEKAGWELDRHVPEFGTTLGEQLLTPTRLYTLPCLALTREVEVHAMSHITGGGLAANLARVLPPTVSVRIDRSTWTPQPVFGLVGELGGVAQADLDLALNMGVGMVALVAPDAADAALALLADRGVDAWIAGDVQEAGVHGAGGTVTLTGSHR; the protein is encoded by the coding sequence ATGACGTCCTATGCAAGCGCCGGTGTCTCGATCGAAGAGGGCGACCGCGCGGTCGAGCTCATGAAGGAATGGGTCGACAAGGCCCGCCGCCCCGAGGTCGTCGGCGGCATCGGCGGCTTCGCCGGCCTCTTCGACGCCTCGGCGCTCAAGAACTACCGCAAGCCCTATCTGGCCACATCGGCCGACGGCGTCGGCACCAAGGTGCAGATCGCCCAGCGCATGGACAAGCACGACACGATCGGCTTCGACCTGGTCGGCATGCTGGTCGACGATCTCGTGGTCTGTGGCGCGGAGCCGTTGTTCATGACCGACTACATCGCGTGCGGCAAGGTCGTGCCCGAGCGCATCGCCGACATCGTCAAGGGCATCGCCCAGGCATGCGCCGAGTCGGGCACCGCCCTGCTCGGTGGCGAGACCGCCGAGCATCCCGGGCTGCTGGGCGTCGACGAGTACGACATCGCCGGCTCCACGACCGGCGTCGTCGAGGCCGACCGGCTGATCGGTGCCGAGCTGGTGCGTCCCGGCGACGTGGTCATCGCGATGGCCTCCAGCGGTCTGCACTCCAATGGCTACTCGCTGGTGCGCCACGTCTTCTTCGAGAAGGCCGGCTGGGAGCTCGATCGTCACGTGCCCGAGTTCGGCACGACGCTCGGTGAGCAACTCTTGACACCGACCAGGCTCTACACGCTGCCGTGCCTGGCGCTGACCCGCGAGGTCGAGGTCCACGCGATGTCGCACATCACCGGAGGTGGACTCGCGGCCAACCTGGCCCGCGTGCTGCCGCCGACGGTGTCGGTACGCATCGACCGGTCCACCTGGACGCCCCAGCCCGTGTTCGGTCTGGTCGGCGAGCTGGGCGGGGTCGCGCAGGCCGATCTGGACCTCGCGCTCAACATGGGCGTCGGCATGGTCGCCCTCGTCGCGCCGGATGCTGCGGACGCAGCCCTGGCCCTGCTGGCCGACCGCGGAGTGGACGCGTGGATCGCCGGCGACGTGCAGGAGGCCGGCGTCCACGGCGCCGGCGGAACCGTCACCCTGACCGGCTCACACCGCTGA
- a CDS encoding ABC transporter ATP-binding protein, translating into MIEYRAIGKTFDDGTQAVGDFSLVMPSRSTTVLVGSSGCGKTTLLRMVNRMVDPTTGQVLIDDVDIATRNKVQLRRRIGYVMQESGLLPHRKVIDNVATVLRLNGVDRKQARERSYAVMETVGLDASLATKYPAQLSGGQQQRVGVARALVTDPNILLMDEPFGAVDPIVREELQSELLRLQRELDKTIVFVTHDIDEAFLLGDQVVILKKGGEVAQAGAPADILASPADDFVRSFVGLDKGHRRLHVQERDGARIVVDALGKPAGVLEP; encoded by the coding sequence ATGATCGAGTACCGCGCCATCGGCAAGACGTTCGACGACGGGACGCAGGCCGTCGGCGACTTCAGCCTGGTGATGCCGTCCCGCAGCACGACCGTCCTGGTCGGATCGTCCGGCTGCGGCAAGACGACGCTGCTGCGCATGGTCAACCGCATGGTCGACCCGACGACGGGCCAGGTGCTGATCGACGACGTCGACATCGCGACCCGCAACAAGGTGCAGCTGCGCCGTCGCATCGGCTACGTCATGCAGGAGTCGGGGCTGCTGCCGCACCGCAAGGTCATCGACAACGTCGCGACCGTCCTGCGGCTCAACGGCGTCGACCGCAAGCAGGCGCGCGAGCGCTCGTACGCGGTGATGGAGACCGTCGGGCTGGACGCGTCACTCGCGACCAAGTACCCCGCCCAGCTGTCCGGCGGCCAGCAGCAACGCGTCGGGGTGGCGCGTGCGCTGGTGACCGATCCCAACATCCTGCTGATGGACGAGCCCTTCGGTGCCGTCGACCCGATCGTGCGCGAGGAGCTGCAGAGCGAGCTGCTGCGCCTGCAGCGCGAGCTGGACAAGACGATCGTGTTCGTCACCCACGACATCGACGAGGCCTTCCTGCTCGGCGACCAGGTCGTCATCTTGAAGAAGGGCGGCGAGGTCGCGCAGGCGGGTGCACCCGCCGACATCCTGGCCTCGCCGGCCGATGACTTCGTCCGCAGCTTCGTGGGCCTCGACAAGGGGCACCGCCGGCTGCACGTGCAGGAACGGGACGGGGCCCGCATCGTCGTCGACGCCCTCGGCAAGCCCGCAGGGGTCCTCGAGCCATGA
- a CDS encoding SDR family oxidoreductase, translating to MDLGLADRVYILTGASGGLGLATAEQLVAEGARVVISSRRQESVDRAVAALGAGAAGIALDNADASAPGRLIATAQERFGRLDGALISVGGPPAGPILGRTEEEWRDSFDTVFLGAIRLATAVAERLTEGGSIAFVLSTSVKAPIPGLGISNGLRPGLAMAAKNLADELGPRGVRVNGLLPGRVATDRVRSLDAATGDPEAARDASEQTIPLRRYGRPEEFGRAAAFLLSPAAGYLTGVMLPVDGGATRAL from the coding sequence ATGGACCTCGGCCTGGCAGATCGCGTGTACATCCTCACCGGCGCCTCGGGCGGGCTCGGCCTGGCCACCGCCGAGCAGCTGGTCGCGGAAGGCGCGCGGGTCGTCATCTCCTCGCGCAGGCAGGAGTCGGTCGACCGGGCGGTGGCTGCACTCGGCGCCGGTGCCGCTGGGATCGCGCTCGACAATGCGGACGCGTCCGCGCCCGGCCGGCTCATCGCGACGGCGCAGGAGCGCTTCGGGCGCCTCGACGGCGCACTGATCAGCGTGGGCGGTCCACCGGCGGGCCCGATCCTGGGCCGCACCGAGGAGGAGTGGCGCGACTCCTTCGACACGGTGTTCCTCGGGGCCATCCGGCTGGCGACCGCCGTCGCGGAGCGGCTCACCGAGGGCGGCTCGATCGCCTTCGTGCTCTCGACGTCCGTGAAGGCGCCGATCCCCGGCCTCGGCATCTCCAACGGGCTGCGTCCGGGCCTGGCGATGGCGGCGAAGAACCTCGCCGACGAGCTCGGGCCACGTGGTGTCCGGGTCAACGGCCTGCTGCCCGGGCGGGTGGCCACCGACCGGGTCCGGTCGCTCGATGCCGCGACCGGGGACCCGGAGGCGGCCCGTGACGCGTCCGAACAGACGATCCCGCTGCGTCGGTACGGCCGTCCCGAGGAGTTCGGCAGGGCCGCGGCGTTCCTGCTCTCCCCCGCCGCCGGCTACCTGACCGGCGTCATGCTGCCCGTCGACGGCGGAGCGACGCGCGCGCTGTGA